A genomic stretch from Asterias rubens chromosome 19, eAstRub1.3, whole genome shotgun sequence includes:
- the LOC117303401 gene encoding acetylcholine receptor subunit beta-like yields the protein MIMRAILTLLSLGVFAVISKATGSPWNEEQRWVSEKLDPARYDVATRPVKNIADAVNVTVEMVLVKIVGLDSKTQLLTAVTSSNMGWEDKRLSWNTSEYSGMESIVVQANMVWYPNVLILNAIDENTLIPSDTEVLVTSEGELFVRAQRTHDTQCFLKQELFPFDTQDCLLVLGTRGAPSDVIALTASQYVQSPKNIGSNANWELESVLPVEGYSVECIKHRSALDGEVQCQRSSQIVLALCLHRVPKYYMYTIMAPTAILTMLASIVFWLPPECGEKLSFGVSVFFGFVIFQLVLENDLADAGNGKPSILVRYELCNFTLTGVALLVSAFTLILRNKTDDHDAAKDRHVTSEETLQRNGDVPRSQDDEVTRYTLQSAKRVHRNWKQTAVYVDRISFVLFWIAYAFFLIPLIVEVAYYSRKCE from the exons ATGATAATGAGAGCAATCTTGACGCTTTTGAGTCTTGGAGTATTTGCCGTAATCTCCAAGGCCACCGGCTCACCATGGAACGAAGAGCAGCGATGGGTCTCGGAGAAGCTCGACCCCGCCCGGTACGATGTGGCAACGCGCCCGGTCAAGAATATCGCAGATGCCGTCAATGTGACAGTGGAAATGGTTCTGGTTAAAATCGTCGGACTC GATTCAAAGACTCAACTATTAACAGCCGTAACTTCATCTAACATG ggttggGAAGATAAACGTCTTAGCTGGAACACAAGCGAGTACAGTGGGATGGAGTCCATTGTCGTTCAAGCCAATATGGTGTGGTATCCAAACGTCTTAATACTGAATGC AATCGATGAGAACACATTAATCCCAAGCGATACGGAGGTTCTGGTAACGAGTGAAGGTGAACTGTTTGTAAGGGCCCAACGTACCCATGACACGCAATGCTTTCTCAAGCAGGAGCTATTCCCGTTTGATACCCAAGATTGTTTGCTTGTCCTCGGTACGAGAGGCGCCCCCAGTGACGTCATCGCTCTAACTGCGTCACAATATGTTCAGAGCCCAAAGAACATCGGCTCGAACGCGAACTGGGAGCTGGAGAGTGTCTTACCCGTGGAAGGGTACTCTGTCGAGTGCATCAAACACCGCAGTGCATTAGATGGTGAGGTTCAGTGTCAACGGAGCTCCCAGATTGTGTTAGCTCTTTGCTTGCACCGGGTGCCgaagtactacatgtacacgaTCATGGCACCCACCGCAATCCTGACAATGTTGGCATCAATTGTCTTCTGGCTGCCCCCGGAATGTGGCGAGAAGCTCTCGTTCGGCGTCTCGGTCTTCTTCGGATTCGTCATCTTCCAGTTGGTCCTGGAGAATGATTTGGCCGATGCGGGAAACGGCAAACCATCTATTCTGGTACGATACGAGTTGTGTAACTTTACGCTGACGGGTGTTGCTTTATTGGTGTCGGCATTCACCCTCATCCTGCGTAATAAAACCGACGATCACGATGCGGCGAAAGACCGACACGTCACATCAGAGGAGACTTTACAAAGGAATGGCGACGTGCCCAGGTCGCAGGATGACGAGGTAACTCGTTATACGTTACAGTCAGCG AAAAGGGTACATCGTAATTGGAAGCAGACAGCTGTTTATGTCGACCGAATCTCATTTGTCCTGTTTTGGATTGCATACGCCTTTTTCTTGATCCCACTGATTGTTGAGGTAGCTTATTACTCCAGGAAGTGTGAATAG